One window from the genome of Jiangella alba encodes:
- the metH gene encoding methionine synthase produces the protein MRGSLREALSRRVVVADGAMGTMLQAADLTLDDFEGHEGCNEILNVTRPDVVRGVHDAYFAVGVDAVETNTFGANWANLGEYGISGRIHELAEAGARLAREVADDWSTPDRPRWVLGSVGPGTKLPSLGHVDFATLRDAYRTQVEGMLAGGVDAVLVETAQDLLQAKAAIIGARRAMTAAGAEHVALMVNVTVETTGTMLLGSEIGAALTALAPLGVDHIGLNCATGPAEMSEHLRHLARYAHTGLACMPNAGLPELTANGAHYPLTPQQLADAHDLFTAEYGLALVGGCCGTTPEHLRQVVERVGGRELTPRTPSDEPGAASLYQHVPFRQDTSYLAIGERTNANGSKAFREAMLAGRLDDCVEIARAQTRDGSHLLDLCVDYVGRDGAGDMRQLAARLATASTLPLVLDSTEPAVIEAGLECLGGRSVVNSVNYEDGDGPTSRIRKLMPIVQEHGAAVVALTIDEEGQARTAEWKVRVAERLIEQLTGEWGMRVEDIVVDTLTFPIATGQEETRRDGVETIEAIRELKRRYPAVQTTLGVSNVSFGLNPAARAVLNSVFLAECVSAGLDSAIVHSARILPVSRIPEEQYQVALDLVYDRRTPEYDPLPRYLELFEGVTSTTEDRAAALAGLPLFERLERRIVDGERKGLEDDLDEALEQKPALDIVNETLLSGMRTVGELFGSGQMQLPFVLQSAEVMKAAVAHLEPHMERVEGESGTKGTIVLATVKGDVHDIGKNLVDIILSNNGYSVVNLGIKQPINAILDAAEEHDADVIGMSGLLVKSTVVMKENLEEINQRGLSARWPVILGGAALTRAFVEDDLAELYAGEVRYARDAFEGLRLMDAVASVRTDPGKQLADVLPALRKRRVARTTVVRDDDDGDDVRSDVATDNAVPAPPFWGTRVVRGLHLADYAAYLDERATFMGQWGLKGARGGASYEELVETEGRPRLRMWLDRLHTESILEAAVVYGYFPAVSEGRDLVVLDPEDHRKELERFSFPRQRRDRRLCLADFFRPRESGDVDVVAFQLVTMGSGVAEATAKLFAGNSYRDYLELHGLSVQLTEGLAEYWHARVRGELGFGAEDDADLGGILKQEYRGSRYSFGYPACPDLGDRVKLVRLLRPERIGVNLSEELQLHPEQSTDALVVHHPEAKYFNAT, from the coding sequence ATGCGGGGGAGTCTGAGGGAAGCTCTGTCCCGGCGCGTCGTGGTGGCCGACGGCGCCATGGGGACCATGTTGCAGGCGGCCGACCTGACGCTCGACGATTTCGAGGGCCACGAGGGCTGCAACGAGATCCTCAACGTCACGCGGCCCGACGTCGTCCGCGGCGTCCACGACGCCTACTTCGCCGTCGGCGTCGACGCGGTCGAGACGAACACGTTCGGCGCCAACTGGGCGAACCTGGGGGAGTACGGGATCTCCGGGCGTATCCACGAGCTGGCCGAGGCCGGCGCCCGGCTGGCCCGCGAGGTCGCCGACGACTGGTCGACGCCCGACCGGCCGCGCTGGGTGCTCGGCAGCGTCGGCCCGGGCACCAAGCTGCCGTCGCTCGGCCACGTCGACTTCGCCACGCTCCGCGACGCCTACCGCACACAGGTCGAGGGCATGTTGGCCGGCGGTGTCGACGCGGTACTGGTCGAGACCGCGCAGGACCTGCTGCAGGCGAAGGCCGCGATCATCGGCGCCCGCCGGGCCATGACGGCGGCCGGCGCCGAGCACGTCGCGTTGATGGTCAACGTCACCGTCGAGACCACCGGCACCATGCTGCTGGGCTCGGAGATCGGGGCCGCCCTGACGGCGCTCGCCCCGCTCGGCGTCGACCACATCGGCCTCAACTGCGCCACCGGCCCGGCCGAGATGAGCGAGCACCTGCGCCACCTCGCCCGCTACGCGCACACGGGCCTGGCCTGCATGCCCAACGCCGGCCTGCCGGAGCTGACGGCGAACGGCGCGCACTATCCGCTGACGCCGCAGCAGCTGGCCGACGCGCACGACCTGTTCACCGCCGAGTACGGCCTCGCGCTGGTCGGCGGCTGTTGCGGCACGACGCCCGAGCACCTGCGCCAGGTGGTCGAGCGGGTGGGCGGCCGCGAGCTCACCCCGCGCACGCCCAGCGACGAGCCCGGCGCCGCGAGCCTCTACCAGCACGTCCCGTTCCGCCAGGACACCTCCTACCTCGCCATCGGCGAGCGCACCAACGCCAACGGCTCCAAGGCGTTCCGCGAGGCGATGCTGGCGGGCCGCCTGGACGACTGCGTCGAGATCGCCCGCGCGCAGACCCGCGACGGCTCGCACCTGCTGGACCTCTGCGTCGACTACGTGGGCCGCGACGGCGCCGGCGACATGCGCCAGCTGGCCGCCCGGCTGGCCACCGCGAGCACGCTGCCGCTGGTGCTCGACTCCACCGAGCCGGCCGTCATCGAGGCCGGCCTCGAGTGCCTGGGCGGGCGCAGCGTCGTCAACTCGGTCAACTACGAGGACGGCGACGGCCCCACGTCGCGCATCCGCAAGCTGATGCCGATCGTCCAGGAGCACGGCGCCGCCGTCGTCGCGCTGACCATCGACGAGGAGGGCCAGGCCCGGACGGCCGAGTGGAAGGTCCGCGTGGCCGAGCGGCTGATCGAGCAGCTCACCGGCGAGTGGGGCATGCGCGTCGAGGACATCGTCGTCGACACCCTGACCTTCCCGATCGCCACCGGCCAGGAGGAGACCCGCCGCGACGGCGTCGAGACCATCGAGGCGATCCGCGAGCTGAAGCGGCGCTACCCGGCGGTGCAGACCACGCTCGGCGTCTCGAACGTCTCGTTCGGGCTCAACCCGGCCGCGCGCGCCGTGCTGAACTCCGTCTTCCTCGCCGAGTGCGTCAGCGCCGGCCTCGACTCCGCCATCGTCCACTCCGCCCGCATCCTGCCGGTGTCGCGCATCCCGGAGGAGCAGTACCAGGTCGCGCTCGACCTCGTGTACGACCGCCGCACGCCGGAGTACGACCCGCTGCCCCGCTACCTGGAGCTGTTCGAGGGCGTCACGTCGACGACGGAGGACCGCGCGGCCGCGCTGGCCGGGCTGCCGCTGTTCGAGCGGCTGGAGCGCCGCATCGTCGACGGCGAGCGCAAAGGCCTGGAAGACGACCTCGACGAAGCCCTCGAGCAGAAGCCGGCGCTCGACATCGTCAACGAGACGCTGCTCAGCGGCATGCGCACCGTCGGCGAGCTGTTCGGCAGCGGCCAGATGCAGTTGCCGTTCGTGCTGCAGAGCGCCGAGGTCATGAAGGCCGCCGTGGCGCACCTCGAGCCGCACATGGAGCGGGTCGAGGGCGAGAGCGGCACCAAGGGCACCATCGTGCTGGCGACGGTGAAGGGTGACGTCCACGACATCGGCAAGAACCTCGTCGACATCATCCTGTCGAACAACGGCTACTCGGTCGTGAACCTCGGCATCAAGCAGCCGATCAACGCGATCCTCGACGCCGCCGAGGAGCACGACGCCGACGTCATCGGCATGTCCGGGCTGCTGGTGAAGAGCACGGTCGTGATGAAGGAGAACCTCGAGGAGATCAACCAGCGCGGGCTGTCGGCGCGCTGGCCGGTCATCCTCGGCGGCGCGGCGCTGACCCGGGCCTTCGTCGAGGACGACCTCGCCGAGCTGTACGCGGGGGAGGTCCGCTACGCCCGCGACGCGTTCGAGGGACTGCGGCTGATGGACGCGGTCGCCAGCGTGCGCACCGACCCCGGCAAGCAGTTGGCCGACGTGCTGCCCGCGCTGCGCAAGCGCCGGGTCGCCCGCACCACCGTCGTGCGCGACGATGACGACGGCGACGACGTCCGCTCCGACGTCGCCACCGACAACGCCGTGCCGGCGCCGCCGTTCTGGGGCACCCGGGTGGTGCGCGGCCTGCACCTCGCCGACTACGCCGCCTACCTGGACGAGCGGGCCACGTTCATGGGCCAGTGGGGGCTCAAGGGCGCCCGCGGCGGCGCCTCGTACGAGGAGCTGGTCGAGACCGAGGGCCGGCCGCGGCTGCGCATGTGGCTGGACCGCCTGCACACCGAGAGCATCCTGGAGGCGGCCGTCGTCTACGGCTACTTCCCGGCCGTCTCCGAGGGCCGCGACCTCGTCGTCCTCGACCCCGAGGACCACCGCAAGGAGCTGGAGCGGTTCTCGTTCCCGCGCCAGCGCCGCGACCGCCGCCTGTGCCTGGCCGACTTCTTCCGGCCGCGCGAGTCCGGCGACGTCGACGTCGTCGCGTTCCAGCTGGTGACCATGGGCTCAGGCGTGGCCGAGGCGACGGCGAAACTGTTCGCCGGCAACTCCTACCGCGACTACCTCGAACTGCACGGGCTGTCGGTGCAGCTCACCGAGGGACTGGCGGAGTACTGGCACGCGCGGGTCCGCGGCGAGCTGGGCTTCGGCGCCGAGGACGACGCCGACCTGGGCGGCATCCTCAAGCAGGAGTACCGCGGCTCGCGCTACTCCTTCGGCTACCCGGCCTGCCCCGACCTCGGCGACCGCGTGAAGCTGGTCCGGCTGCTGCGGCCCGAGCGGATCGGAGTGAACCTCTCCGAGGAACTGCAGCTGCATCCCGAGCAGTCGACCGACGCGCTGGTCGTGCATCACCCCGAGGCGAAGTACTTCAACGCGACCTAG
- a CDS encoding HAD family hydrolase yields the protein MTSPLPAAVLWDMDGTIVDTEPLWMGAEEALVRRHGGTWTHADSLALVGSDLLEAAAYIRDAGTIPMTPEQIVEHMLGEVLTGVRQGVTWQPGVYELLTELRTLGVPQALVTMSYRSLTEAVVSQLPGGLFGSVVTGDEVTNGKPHPEPYLTAARELGVDPAGCVVVEDSPRGAAAGLAAGALVLSVPNAVAAVPEPGLVVIDSLDGVRAADLLALFEESRLDPV from the coding sequence GTGACTTCGCCTCTGCCTGCCGCCGTCCTGTGGGACATGGACGGCACCATCGTCGACACCGAACCGCTGTGGATGGGCGCCGAGGAGGCCCTGGTACGCCGCCACGGCGGCACCTGGACCCACGCCGACAGCCTGGCCCTGGTCGGCAGCGACCTGCTGGAAGCGGCCGCCTACATCCGCGACGCCGGCACCATCCCGATGACGCCGGAGCAGATCGTCGAGCACATGCTCGGCGAGGTGCTGACCGGCGTCCGCCAGGGCGTCACCTGGCAGCCGGGGGTGTACGAGCTGCTCACCGAGCTGCGGACGCTCGGCGTGCCGCAGGCGCTGGTGACCATGTCGTACCGGAGCCTGACCGAGGCCGTCGTCTCCCAGCTGCCCGGCGGGCTGTTCGGCTCGGTCGTCACCGGCGACGAGGTCACCAACGGCAAGCCGCACCCCGAGCCGTACCTGACGGCGGCGCGCGAGCTCGGCGTCGACCCGGCCGGGTGCGTCGTGGTCGAGGACTCGCCGCGTGGCGCGGCCGCCGGGCTGGCGGCCGGGGCTCTGGTGCTGTCGGTGCCGAACGCCGTCGCGGCGGTGCCCGAGCCGGGCCTCGTCGTCATCGACTCCCTCGACGGCGTGCGGGCCGCTGACCTGCTCGCCTTGTTCGAGGAATCGAGGCTTGATCCGGTGTAA
- a CDS encoding ABC transporter substrate-binding protein, whose product MSLNRRLAAGAVAGTLALGLTACGGDDDEGSAEGGGDGGTLVFAGSADPVIMDGALVSDGESTRVINQVFEGLVRSEEGGTEIEPALAESWEASEDGLTWTFTLREGVTFHDGEALDAEAVCFNFERWYNFTGVLQSPAVSYYWGTVMGGFAANEDPAMGESLYTGCEASDERTAVITLSRPSSAFLSALAMPAFTIASPAALQEFEADAVSGTGEAPSFDGTFGYEHPIGTGPFQFESWERGSEVRLTKYDDYWEEPAQVDELIFTVIPDGPARRQALENGEIDGYDLVDPADVDLLESGGFQILRRPAFNVAYLGFQQNVPPFDNLQIRQAIAHAIDFDNIIRTNYPEGAVRATQFMPPELFGWADDVTTYDYDPDKARDLIAQSGVTNLTLPFWYPTDVTRPYMPNAQANWELMAADLEAVGFTIEPHTAPWNPDYLDATQTGGTPMFLLGWNGDFGDPDNFIGTFFQDVNPQFGSFDNPEIFAKLDEAEQETDQDARAALYQEANRMIMDFVPGIPYVHSEPAIAFREGVDGFVPDPLSNESFATVTVD is encoded by the coding sequence ATGAGCCTGAACCGCAGGCTGGCCGCGGGAGCCGTGGCCGGTACCCTGGCCCTTGGACTCACGGCCTGTGGCGGAGACGACGACGAAGGCTCCGCTGAGGGCGGTGGCGACGGCGGCACGCTCGTGTTCGCCGGCTCGGCCGATCCCGTCATCATGGACGGCGCGCTGGTCAGCGACGGCGAGTCGACTCGGGTGATCAACCAGGTGTTCGAGGGCCTGGTCCGCAGCGAGGAGGGCGGCACCGAGATCGAGCCGGCCCTGGCCGAGTCGTGGGAAGCCAGCGAAGACGGTCTGACCTGGACCTTCACGTTGCGTGAGGGCGTGACGTTCCACGACGGCGAGGCGCTGGACGCCGAGGCCGTCTGCTTCAACTTCGAGCGCTGGTACAACTTCACCGGCGTCCTGCAGAGCCCCGCGGTCTCCTACTACTGGGGCACCGTGATGGGCGGCTTCGCCGCCAACGAGGACCCCGCCATGGGGGAGAGCCTCTACACCGGCTGCGAGGCCAGCGACGAGCGCACCGCGGTCATCACGCTGTCGCGTCCGTCGTCGGCGTTCCTGTCCGCCCTGGCCATGCCCGCGTTCACCATCGCCAGCCCGGCCGCGCTGCAGGAGTTCGAGGCCGACGCCGTCAGCGGCACCGGCGAGGCGCCGTCCTTCGACGGCACGTTCGGCTACGAGCACCCGATCGGCACCGGCCCGTTCCAGTTCGAGTCGTGGGAGCGCGGCTCCGAGGTGCGGCTGACCAAGTACGACGACTACTGGGAGGAGCCGGCGCAGGTCGACGAGCTGATCTTCACCGTCATCCCCGACGGCCCGGCCCGCCGGCAGGCGCTGGAGAACGGCGAGATCGACGGCTACGACCTGGTCGACCCGGCCGATGTCGACCTGCTCGAGTCCGGCGGCTTCCAGATCCTGCGCCGCCCGGCGTTCAACGTCGCCTACCTCGGCTTCCAGCAGAACGTCCCGCCGTTCGACAACCTGCAGATCCGGCAGGCCATCGCGCACGCGATCGACTTCGACAACATCATCCGGACCAACTACCCCGAGGGTGCGGTCCGGGCCACGCAGTTCATGCCGCCGGAGCTGTTCGGCTGGGCCGACGACGTCACGACCTACGACTACGACCCGGACAAGGCGCGCGACCTGATCGCGCAGTCCGGCGTCACGAACCTCACGCTGCCGTTCTGGTACCCGACCGACGTCACCCGCCCGTACATGCCGAACGCCCAGGCCAACTGGGAGCTGATGGCGGCGGACCTGGAGGCGGTCGGCTTCACCATCGAGCCGCACACCGCGCCGTGGAACCCGGACTACCTGGACGCCACCCAGACCGGCGGCACGCCGATGTTCCTGCTCGGCTGGAACGGCGACTTCGGCGACCCGGACAACTTCATCGGCACGTTCTTCCAGGACGTCAACCCGCAGTTCGGCAGCTTCGACAACCCGGAGATCTTCGCGAAGCTCGACGAGGCCGAGCAGGAGACCGACCAGGACGCGCGCGCCGCGCTGTACCAGGAGGCCAACCGGATGATCATGGACTTCGTGCCTGGCATCCCCTACGTCCACAGTGAGCCGGCCATCGCCTTCCGTGAGGGCGTCGACGGCTTCGTGCCCGACCCGTTGTCGAACGAGAGCTTCGCGACGGTCACGGTCGACTGA
- a CDS encoding ABC transporter permease produces MLKFVVRRLLLLVPILLGLSLLLFVWLRALPGGPAQALLGERATADSVARIEELYGLNEPWYVQYWKFVSAAVRLDFGNSANTNRPVTEEMMRTFPATFELATAALIFAVGVGVPLGYFAAKKYGSWLDNLSVSGSLLGVAVPVFFLAYILKYVFSVKLGWFPTQGRDDPRIDADHPTGLYVLDGILTGNLEASWDAIMHLVLPAIALGAIPLAIIVRITRASVLDVVHEDYVRTAEAKGLYERTITRRHVLRNALLPVVTVIGLSAGLLFSGAILTETVFAFDGVGRFIYEAITVRDYAVLQGFILVIAAMYVVVNLLVDVSYGLIDPRVRVR; encoded by the coding sequence ATGCTCAAGTTCGTCGTCCGGCGGCTCCTGCTGCTCGTCCCGATCCTGCTCGGGCTGTCGTTGCTGCTGTTCGTGTGGTTGCGCGCGCTCCCGGGAGGGCCGGCCCAGGCCCTCCTGGGGGAGCGCGCGACCGCCGACTCCGTCGCCCGCATCGAGGAGCTCTACGGGCTCAACGAGCCCTGGTACGTCCAGTACTGGAAGTTCGTCTCCGCCGCGGTGCGGCTCGACTTCGGCAACAGCGCCAACACCAACCGGCCGGTGACCGAGGAGATGATGCGGACCTTCCCGGCCACCTTCGAACTGGCGACGGCCGCGCTGATCTTCGCTGTCGGCGTCGGCGTTCCGCTGGGCTACTTCGCGGCGAAGAAGTACGGCAGCTGGCTGGACAACCTGTCGGTGTCGGGCTCGCTGCTGGGTGTCGCGGTGCCGGTGTTCTTCCTGGCCTACATCCTCAAGTACGTGTTCAGCGTCAAGCTGGGCTGGTTCCCGACCCAGGGCCGGGACGATCCGCGCATCGACGCGGACCATCCCACCGGCTTGTACGTGCTCGACGGCATTCTCACAGGAAATCTCGAGGCCAGCTGGGACGCGATCATGCACCTGGTGCTGCCGGCCATCGCGCTGGGCGCCATCCCGCTGGCCATCATCGTCCGCATCACCCGGGCCAGCGTGCTCGACGTCGTGCACGAGGACTACGTGCGCACGGCCGAGGCGAAGGGCCTGTACGAGCGGACGATCACCCGCCGGCACGTGCTGCGCAACGCGCTGCTGCCGGTGGTCACCGTCATCGGGCTGTCGGCCGGGCTGCTGTTCTCCGGTGCGATTCTCACCGAGACGGTGTTCGCCTTCGACGGCGTCGGCCGATTCATCTACGAGGCGATCACCGTGCGCGACTACGCCGTCCTGCAGGGGTTCATCCTGGTGATCGCGGCGATGTACGTCGTCGTGAACCTGCTCGTCGACGTCTCGTACGGGCTGATCGACCCACGAGTGCGGGTGAGGTGA
- a CDS encoding ABC transporter permease, with the protein MSLSEIEATAESEQVEQAGGNLRKEAWKRLRRDPVALVGFGLIGFFILVAILAPLIAPYAPDAQPGRGMITPTNIPGPSADHWFGLDASGRDEFSRVVYGARQSLLVGVVATLFGMLGGLILGTLAGAFGGKVDAVIMRIVDIMLSIPGLLMAIAIAALLGASFWSVMIAIAIINVPVFARLLRGQMLAQRGSDYVLAAVSIGVRRRPIVFGHILPNSISPVIVQATLTLATAIIEAAGLSFLGLGSADPRVPEWGRMLADTQRYLASAPHLAFFPGIAIVIAALGFTMLGERLREAIDPKYRR; encoded by the coding sequence ATGAGCCTGTCCGAGATCGAAGCGACCGCCGAGTCCGAGCAGGTCGAGCAGGCCGGCGGCAACCTCCGGAAGGAGGCGTGGAAGCGGCTGCGCCGCGACCCCGTCGCCCTGGTCGGGTTCGGCCTGATCGGGTTCTTCATCCTGGTCGCGATCCTGGCGCCGCTGATCGCGCCGTACGCGCCGGACGCCCAGCCGGGCCGCGGCATGATCACGCCGACGAACATCCCCGGCCCGTCCGCCGACCACTGGTTCGGACTGGACGCGTCCGGCCGCGACGAGTTCAGCCGCGTCGTCTACGGGGCCCGGCAGTCGCTGCTGGTCGGCGTCGTGGCGACGCTGTTCGGCATGCTCGGCGGCCTGATCCTGGGCACGCTCGCGGGCGCGTTCGGCGGCAAGGTGGACGCCGTCATCATGCGGATCGTCGACATCATGCTGTCCATCCCCGGCCTGTTGATGGCCATCGCCATCGCCGCGCTGCTGGGTGCCAGCTTCTGGTCGGTGATGATCGCCATCGCCATCATCAACGTGCCGGTGTTCGCCCGGCTGCTGCGCGGGCAGATGCTGGCCCAGCGCGGCTCCGACTACGTGCTGGCCGCGGTGTCGATCGGGGTGCGGCGGCGGCCGATCGTGTTCGGGCACATCCTGCCGAACTCGATCTCGCCGGTCATCGTCCAGGCGACGCTGACGCTGGCGACGGCGATCATCGAGGCCGCCGGGCTGTCGTTCCTGGGCCTGGGCAGCGCCGACCCGCGCGTCCCTGAGTGGGGCCGCATGCTCGCCGACACCCAGCGCTACCTGGCCTCCGCGCCGCACCTGGCGTTCTTCCCCGGCATCGCGATCGTCATCGCCGCACTGGGCTTCACCATGCTCGGCGAACGGCTGCGCGAGGCCATCGACCCGAAGTACCGGCGGTGA
- a CDS encoding ABC transporter ATP-binding protein, with amino-acid sequence MSVTSSEPLLDVRDLSVTFTRKGGPTVRAVDGVSFTVRPGETVSLVGESGSGKSVTSLAVMGLLPRRGVRVGGQVLFDGDDLLTLPRDRMRDIRGRDVAMVFQDPMSSLNPVVPIGVQVTEVLERHQDLRGEKARAAAADLLARVGIPDPDRRLKEYPHQLSGGMRQRALIAMALACQPRLLIADEPTTALDVTIQAQIIELLKELVQDTGAALVMITHDLGIVAGLCDTVHVMYSGRVVESAGRRELFARPRHPYTGGLLGSVPRLDAPRGSPLHPIPGSPTDVLRWDRGCAFAPRCQNRVDACTDGPPPLEAYAGRSLRCLNPLTESEEVSA; translated from the coding sequence GTGAGTGTGACCAGTTCCGAACCCCTGCTCGACGTCCGCGACCTGTCGGTCACCTTCACCCGCAAGGGCGGGCCGACGGTCCGTGCCGTCGACGGCGTCTCGTTCACCGTCCGGCCGGGCGAGACCGTCAGCCTGGTGGGCGAGTCGGGCAGCGGCAAGTCGGTGACGTCGCTGGCGGTCATGGGGCTGCTGCCGCGCCGCGGCGTGCGCGTCGGCGGCCAGGTGCTGTTCGACGGCGACGACCTGCTGACGTTGCCGCGCGACCGCATGCGCGACATCCGCGGCCGCGACGTCGCCATGGTGTTCCAGGACCCGATGTCGTCGCTCAACCCGGTGGTGCCGATCGGCGTGCAGGTCACCGAGGTGCTGGAACGGCACCAGGACCTGCGCGGCGAGAAGGCGCGCGCGGCGGCCGCGGATCTGCTGGCCCGCGTCGGCATCCCGGACCCGGACCGCCGGCTGAAGGAGTACCCGCACCAGCTCTCCGGCGGCATGCGCCAGCGCGCGCTGATCGCGATGGCGCTGGCCTGCCAGCCGCGGCTGCTGATCGCCGACGAGCCGACGACGGCGCTCGACGTCACCATCCAGGCGCAGATCATCGAGCTGCTCAAGGAGCTGGTGCAGGACACCGGCGCCGCGCTGGTGATGATCACGCACGACCTCGGCATCGTCGCCGGGCTGTGCGACACCGTCCACGTCATGTACTCCGGCCGGGTGGTCGAGTCGGCGGGACGGCGCGAGCTGTTCGCGCGGCCGCGGCACCCCTACACCGGCGGGCTGCTCGGGTCGGTGCCCCGGCTCGACGCGCCCCGCGGCTCCCCGCTGCACCCGATCCCGGGCTCGCCGACGGACGTGCTGCGCTGGGACCGCGGCTGCGCGTTCGCGCCGCGCTGCCAGAACCGCGTCGACGCCTGTACCGACGGCCCGCCGCCGTTGGAGGCGTACGCCGGCCGGTCGCTGCGCTGCCTGAACCCGCTCACCGAGTCCGAGGAGGTGTCCGCATGA
- a CDS encoding ABC transporter ATP-binding protein codes for MSDDSLLSIRGLEVHFPIRSGIIVERQIGSVKAVDGVDLDIPRGATVGLVGESGCGKSTLGRAILRLVEPTAGTVTFDGTDLRTLAGEELRRMRRQLQMVFQDPMASLDPRQNVQSVLTEPLRAHGIGGDHTARVRELLDVVGLPASAANRYPHEFSGGQRQRIGIARAIALEPQLIVADEPVSALDVSIQAQVVNLLEELQDRLGLTYLVIAHDLAVVRHIADVVAVMYLGGLVEQAPSDDLYATPLHPYTKALMSAVPIPDPEVEDTRQRILLQGDLPSPAHPPAGCRFHTRCPFRQPTRCADERPVLRTVTGHPEAHTVACHWAEDIAAGRIRPDAAAVVEPDPEHAPDPAA; via the coding sequence ATGAGCGACGACTCCCTGCTCTCCATCCGGGGGCTCGAGGTCCACTTCCCGATCAGGTCCGGCATCATCGTCGAGCGGCAGATCGGCTCGGTCAAGGCCGTCGACGGCGTCGACCTCGACATCCCGCGGGGCGCGACCGTCGGCCTGGTGGGGGAGTCCGGCTGCGGCAAGTCCACGCTCGGCCGGGCCATCCTGCGGCTGGTCGAGCCGACCGCCGGCACCGTCACGTTCGACGGCACCGACCTGCGGACGCTGGCCGGCGAGGAGCTGCGCCGCATGCGCCGTCAGCTGCAGATGGTCTTCCAGGACCCGATGGCCAGCCTCGACCCGCGGCAGAACGTCCAGTCGGTGTTGACCGAGCCGCTGCGGGCCCACGGCATCGGCGGCGACCACACGGCCCGGGTGCGCGAGCTGCTCGACGTCGTCGGGCTGCCCGCGTCGGCGGCGAACCGGTACCCGCACGAGTTCTCCGGCGGCCAGCGCCAGCGCATCGGCATCGCCCGGGCCATCGCGCTGGAGCCGCAGCTCATCGTCGCCGACGAGCCGGTGTCCGCGTTGGACGTGTCGATCCAGGCGCAGGTGGTGAACCTGCTGGAGGAGCTGCAGGACCGCCTCGGCCTCACCTACCTCGTCATCGCGCACGACCTCGCCGTCGTCCGGCACATCGCCGACGTCGTCGCCGTCATGTATCTGGGCGGGCTGGTCGAGCAGGCGCCGTCGGACGACCTGTACGCGACGCCGCTGCACCCGTACACGAAGGCGCTGATGTCGGCGGTGCCGATCCCGGACCCCGAGGTCGAGGACACCCGGCAGCGCATCCTGCTCCAGGGCGACCTGCCCTCGCCAGCCCACCCGCCGGCCGGCTGCCGGTTCCACACCCGCTGCCCGTTCCGCCAGCCCACCCGCTGCGCCGACGAGCGGCCGGTGCTGCGGACGGTCACCGGGCACCCGGAGGCGCACACGGTGGCCTGCCACTGGGCCGAGGACATCGCGGCGGGCCGCATCCGCCCCGACGCCGCCGCCGTCGTCGAGCCCGACCCGGAGCACGCGCCGGACCCCGCGGCCTGA